Proteins co-encoded in one Nitrospiraceae bacterium genomic window:
- a CDS encoding prepilin peptidase: MITMYVIIFIFGSLVGSFLNVCIYRLPKQESIVMPFSYCPSCKTPIKAWDNIPILSYLFLRSKCRACKEKISFRYPVVEALNALFYCLLLWRFGIGLHLLTYFALVSSLIVITFIDLDYQIIPDSITLPGVVLGLILGSFLLPDPFSRWSPLGYKASLIGAVTGFGLYYLIAVLSKGGMGGGDIKMMAMLGAFMGWKSVLLTTFSGSFLGAIWGISLMIFEGKSRKTKIPFGPFLAAGALITLFYGQEILYLYLKR; the protein is encoded by the coding sequence ATGATCACGATGTATGTAATTATTTTTATTTTTGGTTCTCTTGTCGGATCTTTTCTTAATGTATGCATCTACAGGCTTCCAAAGCAAGAATCAATTGTAATGCCCTTTTCATATTGTCCTTCATGCAAGACACCAATAAAGGCTTGGGATAATATTCCAATTCTAAGTTATTTATTCCTTCGCTCAAAATGCAGAGCATGCAAGGAAAAAATATCTTTTAGATATCCTGTTGTCGAGGCTTTAAATGCCTTGTTTTACTGTCTTCTTCTATGGAGATTTGGAATAGGGCTGCACTTGCTTACTTATTTCGCGCTTGTTTCTTCTTTGATAGTTATAACTTTTATCGATCTGGATTATCAGATAATCCCTGACTCTATAACACTGCCTGGTGTTGTGTTAGGTTTAATCTTAGGGTCTTTTCTTCTTCCTGATCCTTTTTCAAGATGGTCTCCTTTGGGATATAAAGCATCACTGATAGGAGCTGTAACAGGATTCGGATTATATTATCTTATCGCTGTTCTCAGCAAAGGCGGCATGGGAGGCGGTGATATCAAGATGATGGCAATGCTTGGGGCATTTATGGGATGGAAGTCTGTTCTGCTCACAACGTTCTCAGGCAGTTTTTTAGGAGCAATATGGGGAATTTCGCTCATGATATTTGAAGGCAAAAGCAGAAAAACTAAAATACCTTTTGGGCCATTTCTCGCTGCAGGAGCATTAATAACACTTTTTTACGGACAGGAGATTCTTTACCTATACCTTAAAAGATGA
- a CDS encoding PAS domain-containing protein, with product MEYKSTSKVGFVVDTFHELVAKLKEKEKELEVLKKIAEQRAEDVESYNKNILQSVPSGVISFDNGLKIKSINIAAQKILLLRSEDVIDKSYNEFLIQPITNLIKESSFIERADVQYKISTGRTLRLGLTYSPLLDNAEKKIGSILVFTDLTELKALESQAELRKRLSNLGEMSAGIAHEIRNPLGVIAGYAKLLSRKLDPALLPTVDAITKEIEIMDRIILDFLSFAKPIEVVPTKINLYEMISSCFFHISTDKKNIDATIDIDKLLNISGDEVLLRQAFTNLIQNAAESMKNGGRLAFRYAQQDKYAEIEISDTGHGIPEGIKDKIFLPFYTTKEKGTGLGLAIVHKIIISHGGTISVESAETGTTFRLKLPIT from the coding sequence GTGGAATACAAGAGCACATCAAAGGTCGGTTTTGTTGTTGATACCTTTCATGAACTTGTCGCAAAACTAAAAGAAAAAGAAAAAGAGCTGGAAGTTCTCAAGAAGATAGCAGAACAAAGGGCTGAGGATGTTGAGAGCTACAATAAAAATATTCTTCAGAGCGTTCCGAGCGGGGTAATAAGTTTTGACAATGGATTGAAAATTAAAAGCATAAATATTGCCGCGCAAAAAATTCTTTTGCTGAGATCTGAAGATGTAATAGATAAATCTTATAATGAATTTCTAATTCAACCAATAACAAACCTTATAAAAGAAAGCAGTTTTATTGAAAGAGCAGACGTTCAATATAAGATATCAACAGGTAGAACACTTCGTCTAGGACTTACGTATTCACCGCTTCTTGACAATGCTGAGAAAAAGATTGGGAGCATACTTGTGTTTACAGACCTTACTGAACTCAAGGCGCTGGAATCACAGGCTGAGCTGAGAAAAAGACTGTCAAACCTTGGCGAGATGTCAGCAGGCATTGCTCATGAGATTAGAAACCCTCTTGGAGTTATTGCTGGATATGCCAAACTTCTTTCCAGGAAACTTGATCCTGCATTGCTTCCGACAGTTGATGCAATTACAAAAGAGATCGAGATAATGGACAGGATTATTTTGGATTTTCTTTCATTTGCAAAACCAATAGAAGTAGTTCCGACTAAAATAAATTTATATGAAATGATTAGCAGCTGTTTCTTTCATATTTCAACTGACAAAAAAAATATAGATGCAACCATAGATATAGATAAATTATTGAATATATCTGGGGATGAAGTTTTATTAAGGCAGGCATTTACTAATCTGATACAAAATGCAGCTGAATCAATGAAAAATGGCGGAAGACTTGCTTTTAGATATGCTCAACAGGACAAATACGCTGAGATAGAAATATCAGATACTGGGCATGGGATACCTGAAGGCATAAAAGACAAAATATTTCTTCCATTTTATACAACTAAAGAAAAAGGAACCGGTCTTGGTCTTGCAATAGTCCATAAGATAATAATTTCACACGGCGGGACTATTTCAGTAGAGAGCGCAGAAACAGGTACGACCTTCAGGCTTAAACTCCCGATAACTTAA